Within the Pradoshia eiseniae genome, the region AGCTTTGTACTATTTTTTTGCATATGCTTTCCCCCTAAACAACATTATTAAGAAGATCGCACTGCCAATGACTGCGACTGTTGTATTGACCGGAATTTCATATGGATGAACAATTAAACGGCTGATAATGTCACAAGCCAGCAAGAACGCCGCACCCATGAAAATCGTATGAGGAATCGTCTTACGTAAATTGTCACCCAGATATAAAGAAACTAGATTAGGTACGATTAAGCCTAAGAAAGGAATCATACCGACTGTTAAAACAACTGTTGTTGAAATAATCGCCACTAGGACAAGGCCGATATTTAAAACCGTGCGATAACTTAAACCTAAATTCTTCGCAAAGTCCTCTCCCATGCCTGCCACCGTAAATTTATTCGCATAAATATACGCAATGATGATAGCCGGCACCGCTACATACAGTAATTCATAGCGTCCCGAGACAATCAGTGTAAAGCTCCCCAAGAAAAATGTATCAACATTCTGAAGGACATCCGCTTCATAGCCTAAGAACGTTGAGATGGCTCCAATGATATTTCCATACATAATCCCGATGAGCGGAACGAAAATAACATCCTTGAACTTAATTCTCTCAAGCAATTGCATGAAGACATACGTTCCAATTAGTGCAAACGAAAAGCTGAATAAAATCTGTCCCATATAAGACATGCTTGGGATGAAAATCATTGAAACAATGACACCTAATTTCGCTGCATCAAGCGTACCTGCCGTTGTCGGCGATACAAACTTATTTCGGCTTAAGCTTTGCATGATTAAGCCTGCAATCCCCATTCCCGCACCAGCTAATAGAATAGCCATCAACCTCGGCAGCCGGCTCATGAGGAAGATTTGTGTCTCATCAGACTCCCAATCAAGCAGATCTGTAGGTTTAATATCTATGGCTCCTATAAAAAGCGAAATAAAGGTGAGGACAACTGTTGCTGTTACTAAAACCCATAATCTCATTTGGCATCCCCACAAAAGTAATTTCTCAATTAGCGATTGATAACGATTATCATTATTGAGTCGCTTTCATTATAAACAAGGAAAATAGCAAAATCAACCACTTAACCATCATCACCTGCAAGAAATGTAAAAAATGAAAAAAATTAATCAATAGATATCTAGAATAATAATATGGGATCATCCAGAAGGAATGGGACAATATCAATCGAAAACACCAATCTAGGTATTTGGAATTATTTTGAATTTAATTCGTAGTAATCTTATCAGTTTTATAATATTATAACTAAAACACATAAAAAGTATGGAGGGACATCATGATACAAATAATTAGTTTTGGCCTGATTGTCGGTTTATTGCTTGGCTTTGTATTGCAAAGAGGCCGATTTTGCGTCGTTGGCGCTTATCGTGATCTTCTCCTAGCACGAGACGGCCATATGTTTCTGGCAACAATGATTGTCATCGCCATTCAAGCTGTAGGGGTGTATGCCCTTGCCGCAAGCGGCGTTATTACGATACAAGCAGATGCATTCCCATGGCTTGGCACAATTGTCGGCGGTTTTATCTTCGGAATCGGGATGGTCCTTGCGGGCGGATGTGCCACTGGTACATGGTATAGAGCAGGTGAAGGTTTGATTGGAAGCTGGGTCGCCTTATTCATGTATGCACTTAGTGCAGCCATGACGAAATTCGGTATCTTAAGCGCCTTCGGAGGCAATGTTTTATCCTATAGAACAAGCGAAACATATATCCATGAGACATTTGGTCTTTCCCCATGGGTGCTCGTTATCGCATTTGGCCTTTTAATATCGGTCCTTGTCATTCGCAGTTTGAGAAAACCGAAACTGCCGACTTTCAGCATGAAGCCGAAGAAAACTGGGCTTGCCCATATTTTATTTGAGAAACGCTGGCATCCATTCGTCACAGCATCACTTGTTGGTTTGATTGCCATCCTTGCATGGCCGCTAAGCGCAGCGACAGGGCGAATGGCTGGTCTTGGAATTACAACACCAACAGCACAGTTGCTCACCTTCTCCATCAATGGAGACACTTCACTTTTGAACTGGGGTGTATTCCTTGTTCTTGGCGTTGGAATCGGTTCTTATATCGCGGCTCGCGGCAGCGGGGAATTCAAATGGAGATTACCTGATAAAAAAACGTTGGGCTACAACACTTCAGGCGGTCTATTGATGGGCTTCGGGGCATCGCTTGCCGGCGGCTGCACAATCGGAAATGGGTTAGTCAACACTGCCCTTTTCACATGGCAAGGATGGGTTGCAGTGATCTTCTTCCTGCTCGGTACATGGACAGCAACCTATTTCACCATTATTCGCAAGCAAAGAAGACAAAGAGCTAGCTCTGGCGCAACCTCAGCAGCCTAACTTAAAGGGAGGAAATATAAAATGGCAAAAGTATTGGAAACAAACGGAATGGTCTGCCCATTCCCATTAGAAGAGGCAAAAGCAGCCATGACCGAACTAACGGCTGGCGAAGAATTAATCATCAACTTCGACTGCACACAAGCAACGGAAAGCATCCCGCGCTGGGCGGCAAAAGAAGGCCATACCGTTACTAATTTTGAACAGATCGGAAATGCCGAATGGCAAATCGTTTTGAAAAAAGGGAAATAAGACAAAAAAGGCTGCCGATTTTTTTCAGGCAGCCTTTTCATTTCGCTTATTCTAATCCAAGGGAAATATATTTAACCTCAAGGAATTCATCGATTCCGTGATGGCTGCCTTCCCGCCCGAGCCCGCTTTGCTTAAAACCGCCAAACGGAGCCTGAGCTACGGATGGCATACCGTCATTCACCCCAACAATGCCGTATTCTAAGTTCTCCGCAATATAAATTGCTTCACTGATTTTATCTGAGTAAACATAAGCCGCGAGACCAAATGGAGTATTGTTCGCTCTCTCAACAGCTTCTTCCACCTCATCAAAGCTGGCAATCGGCGCAATTGGACCAAATGTCTCTTCCTGCATACAAAGCATATCATCTGTTGCTCCAGAGATGACGGTCGGTGTAATATAATAACCTTTTTGATTAGACAGGGTATCACCGCCAATCACTATTTCTGCGCCTTTTTCTTCTGCATCCCGAATATGAGCCATTGCTTTATCAATTGCTTCTTGATTAATGAGCGGACCAATTTCCATCCCTTCCTCAAATCCATTGCCTATCTTCAGCCGGCTCGCCTTCTCCGCATATCGTTTCGTGAATTCCTTATAAATGCCTGCTTGCACGAGGATTCGATTAGCGCACACACACGTTTGCCCCGCATTTCGGAACTTCGACGCGATAGCTCCCTCAACAGCCTTATCGATATCAGCATGATTGGTGACGATAAACGGTGCATGCCCGCCAAGTTCAAGCGAGATTTTCTTAACCGTATCAGCGGCTCCCCTCATTAAAAGCTTTCCGACTTCCGTGGAACCAGTAAA harbors:
- a CDS encoding ABC transporter permease, with the translated sequence MRLWVLVTATVVLTFISLFIGAIDIKPTDLLDWESDETQIFLMSRLPRLMAILLAGAGMGIAGLIMQSLSRNKFVSPTTAGTLDAAKLGVIVSMIFIPSMSYMGQILFSFSFALIGTYVFMQLLERIKFKDVIFVPLIGIMYGNIIGAISTFLGYEADVLQNVDTFFLGSFTLIVSGRYELLYVAVPAIIIAYIYANKFTVAGMGEDFAKNLGLSYRTVLNIGLVLVAIISTTVVLTVGMIPFLGLIVPNLVSLYLGDNLRKTIPHTIFMGAAFLLACDIISRLIVHPYEIPVNTTVAVIGSAIFLIMLFRGKAYAKK
- a CDS encoding YeeE/YedE family protein yields the protein MIQIISFGLIVGLLLGFVLQRGRFCVVGAYRDLLLARDGHMFLATMIVIAIQAVGVYALAASGVITIQADAFPWLGTIVGGFIFGIGMVLAGGCATGTWYRAGEGLIGSWVALFMYALSAAMTKFGILSAFGGNVLSYRTSETYIHETFGLSPWVLVIAFGLLISVLVIRSLRKPKLPTFSMKPKKTGLAHILFEKRWHPFVTASLVGLIAILAWPLSAATGRMAGLGITTPTAQLLTFSINGDTSLLNWGVFLVLGVGIGSYIAARGSGEFKWRLPDKKTLGYNTSGGLLMGFGASLAGGCTIGNGLVNTALFTWQGWVAVIFFLLGTWTATYFTIIRKQRRQRASSGATSAA
- a CDS encoding sulfurtransferase TusA family protein; translated protein: MAKVLETNGMVCPFPLEEAKAAMTELTAGEELIINFDCTQATESIPRWAAKEGHTVTNFEQIGNAEWQIVLKKGK
- a CDS encoding NAD-dependent succinate-semialdehyde dehydrogenase — encoded protein: MTNLFPAKMYIAGEWIDTEEKIDVFNPATQELVGMVPDGGEQEAQRAVEAAYEAGKAWAKRTAAERSALLLEWARLINEHTDELAETLTTEQGKPLAEAKGEIAYANSFITWFAEEGKRIYGETIPATHPNKRIFVHKQPVGVVAAITPWNFPAAMITRKVGPALAAGCTVVLKPSEETPFTALKLAELAERAGIPAGVLNVVTGDAKRITEVWQKDERVRKLTFTGSTEVGKLLMRGAADTVKKISLELGGHAPFIVTNHADIDKAVEGAIASKFRNAGQTCVCANRILVQAGIYKEFTKRYAEKASRLKIGNGFEEGMEIGPLINQEAIDKAMAHIRDAEEKGAEIVIGGDTLSNQKGYYITPTVISGATDDMLCMQEETFGPIAPIASFDEVEEAVERANNTPFGLAAYVYSDKISEAIYIAENLEYGIVGVNDGMPSVAQAPFGGFKQSGLGREGSHHGIDEFLEVKYISLGLE